In Poecile atricapillus isolate bPoeAtr1 chromosome 29, bPoeAtr1.hap1, whole genome shotgun sequence, the genomic window AAGGTCTGAGCCAAAGTACCCCCTTCATACATGAGCAGTAACTGTGCAGCCTTGTGGCAGATGAGACCAGCCCTTGGAGCTGGTGCCTTGGTATCCCCCTTCCCAAGGGGCATAGCTGGgcactggcagagctgtgggtcAGATGAAGCACGTCCCGGTTCTGTGGGGCCATGGCCTACTGCCTCTGCTCACTGTTCTGGGAGATGCAGCTACTGCCTCTGCCAGCCATGTAGAGGAAAGCATTGAGGTTGCTGAAGCCAGAATGGGGGCAGGCCTTggcagggtgctgctggggaaTGTCAGGACAGTAGGGATGCAGAAGTGGCGGGTGCAGGAATATGACACTTGTAGGGGCTGACGACATGGCACCCGCCTTTGACCTAGGACATTTCTTACATTGATCCCCACTGAGCTCAGAATGACCCCTTAAGTCTTGTGCATTTCCTGATCTCCCTGCCTTCCCTAGAGTGTGAATGGGACTAGACCAGGTTGAAGGCAAGGTGCTTGGCACAGCACGCTTGAGCCTAGCTGCATAATTTTTCTCTGCACACTCATTGCTGGGCTGACAGTGCAGCGCTGGGGGAAGGTGTTGCGTACGTGCTCCCCAGCTGTCCAGCACTACCTCCTACCGGTAGGAGGCTGCCAAGCAAGGGCAGTTGGTCCTCTGATCTCTGCTGTACGTGCACGACTTGCTCTgtcctccctttcccttctctcttctctctgttAGTGAGCTCTCTGTGAGTGTATGGAAGTCAAGAGGCTTATGCTTGTGGGCATGTTGATGCAGACTGTCTCCCTCTGCCTGCCCCACTCCCCAGACAGTCCTTGGCTCTGCTTCTCTCTGGGGCACTGCTCCTGTTGCTTTGTCTTTGCAGTTTTCCATTGTGTGAAAGTGGCCCAGGGTGTGCACTGGGGAAGATTTTCATCACTGTTAGGAGAGTGGGGTGCAGTCAGTCACCCTCGCTGGGGGGGGCTCAAGGCTGGCCTCCTCCATTCCAGAACCTAGAGCAGcactcccagctccttcccagtgCCACGCTGCAGTTGGTGCAGCTCAGCCACTgcttgctgctctctgcagatGGGGCAGCACCATCAGTACCATCAATGTCATTGCTCCTAGTTCCAGGCCTGCCACTTAGTGGTGCTCTGTCACAGTCTCTCTGACACCCCTCAAAACTTGTATTATGGTTGCTTGGCAGCATGGGTGCATGTGGAACAAGCACAGTGTACAGAAGGGACTTGCCCCCAACATTTATCCTGGATGTACCACCAAGAATGCCTGGTAActcctctgtctctctctctgtctctctagGATCACACCTCAACACCAAACCACTGAACTTCACACACGTTCTGACACATACctgagaagagaagagaagaaaggagaggagagcagagagtggaggggagcagggctggctgtaCATGTTTCTATAAGCTAATGGCATGATTTCTGTATGAGACATACTTACCGTCCTATCCGCATGACTGACTGACTGCAAGACGCATGAGCTACAGTACTTAAAACTGACGAGGGGCCTCTATCCCTGCCCCgctgctgccaggagcccagAGACAGCACCACACACCAGGGGTATGCTCTCAGCTCCTTTGGGAGACAAGAGCTGGAGTAGAAGGAAATGAGATGGAAAGAGATTCCACATCTGTGTGATTGTGTGTGTAGATGCATCCCCAAGTCTGTGCTCCAGCTGTAAGAGGAAAGCTGGGACAGCATGGTGCTGCTCACCACAGAAGAAGAGGTGCTTGCCCCCCTGCAAatgcctgtgctgcctctgctggaCTTGCTTCTCGTCCCTCCCTGTGAGTGTTGGGCTTTGGGGAGGGCAGCAGAGGCCAGAGGGTGCAaggggaggctgcagggagcacagctgccctgggcagagggACTGGTGCAGGGCTGCCCTTCCTCTCCCCAGCACGTGCAAAGTCTCCCGCCagggcagagctctgggctgagcACTGAGCTCCTTGCTTATGTTGAAAGTGTAAACTGTACAGCAATCAGCCTTGTGTATATGAACCAATAAATACTATGCAAACCCCTAGGGACACTCTAGCAGTATGTACAAAGCACTAACAGCTCTGCTCTCAAATACCTCTTCAGGCTGCAGGATGGGCAAAGCCTTTGGAATATGTGAGCAGCTCTGGTGAATGGAGCAGGAAGGCTATAGGAGTGGGAGGGCAGcagcccatccctgtcctgtgccactCTGCCTGAGCCTGGCCCCTTCCTGGCCTGAAGAGGGGGGGCTAGAGGTGCAGTCCCATGGTCTAGCCCCAGTTTGTGTTGGATCCACCTGGATTGAAGCTGTAGGCCTGTGCTGAGGTTCTTGGAGCCCAGGGAGGATGTGCAGTGAGAGAGCAGGGGGTGCTTGTGCCACACGTGGGGTCGTGCCTAGCTCTACTCAGCACAATATCTGCTCAGGAGATGAGCCAGGAGCTAGCAATAGCCAACAGCCGTGCAATACGCACCCCAGGCAAGGGCTTTGCAGGGACCCTGGCCTCCCTGCAAGGGGCGTTATAGCCCTGCATACTGACCCTCTCGGGACCAATCCCAGAGACATGGGgtctgctgccctggggctggggcagcctcgGGCCGGCTGCTCtagcaggagagcagcacagggcagagcGCTCAGAGTCTGGGCAGTAGGTTGAATCTGTTGTAATACCTGACCCGAGGAGCACAGGGTGCAGGTAGTGGCACTTGGTCACAGGTCCCTGACCCTGTCCTTTACCAAACTGATACAGGGACCTGGCCTTTGTAGCACAGTGATGTGGGGACGCCCTGCTCTTTCTCCTGGAAGTGGCCATGAACCTGCTTTGCTGAGTCTGAGTTTGTTCTCCATGGCCAGGTGCAGAGCAAGTGCACCTCCAGCTTCAGGCCATGTGGCCTTGGCAGGGCAGCCCTCCCTTTCAGTGGGTACACATCTGCTGGGAGAGCCCCTGGCTGCCCTGCGGCCAAGAAGCCTCGCTCCAGCAAAGCGACTGACCCAGATTAGCCTTGGAGAGCAAAGCagtcccctccccaccccaaagTTGAGCCATATAGGCACAGACTCTTCATCCGTCACCCTTGCTGCGTACAATAACCTCCCTAGACCCACTGCAACAGCTGACTCCGTAGCATCACCCTAGAGTTGTGTGTGGGTCCAGTGCTTTGGCCTTGTGTATGCCGTAGGGAATGTGCTGTCTGCAACCGTGCCAGGCACCTGCAGTGACATTGCTTTGCGCTCAGATTGCTTGTAGGGCTGGTAGGGGGAGGCTGCACCCAACATTGAGCCTAGAGAATGCTGCAGTCTGCACACTAGAAGCtttttagaagttttaaaaattacttttattttctttttttaattgttatgGAAACAAGCCTTTTGGATCTCCCTGTCTTAGGCCCTGATGTATAGATCATTTCCCTGTACACCAGCTAACAGACtatgaattaataaataaatcaacACAGTGTCTCGTCTCTGTTTTTCCAAAGATGAGAAAGATGGGGACCCCGGGGCTGGGTCCCCTCTTGCCGGGAGGGCGGGGGCGGCCGTGGGAGTGGCGGTTTCCTGTGTTCTGCCATTCCCGGGGAGCTGAAGGGAGCAGGAACGTGCGCAGCCTCTCCCGGGAGCCACGGGAGCGTGCGGCGGCCTCTCCCGGGCCTGGGCGAGGGGGAAGCGACCGTGCAGCCGGTGCCGCTGGTACCCAGCACGGCGGGGGCTGTCCCGGGGGCACCGGCGCTGCCGAGTCCCCGCCCGAGAGGCCCCGCCAGAGCACCGGCCCGACCGGCGCTGTCCAGCGTCCGGCCGCCCCGGCTCCGGCCCTGTATCCCaccccttcccatcccatcccttcccgtccCGTCCTGTCCCTTCCCATCGCATCCCATCCCGACCCATCCCCTTGCCGTGCCGAGCCGtgccgagccgaaccgaaccgagcCGTGCCGtgccgagccgaaccgagccgagccgagccgagccgaaccgagccgagccgaaccgagccgagccgaacgGTGCCGTGCCgagccgtgccgagccgagccgtgccgagccgagccgtgccgagccgtgctgagccgaaccgagccgtgccgagccgaaccgagccgagccgagccaagccgaaccgagccgagccgtgccGTGCCGAGCCGTGCCGAACGGTGCCGTGCCGAGCCGTgccgtgccgagccgagccgatccgagccgagccgaacggtgccgagccgagccgagccaagccgaaccgagccgagccgaacggtgccgagccgagccgagccgagccgtgccGAGCCGAACGGTGCCGTGCCGAGCCGAACGGTgccgtgccgagccgagccgtgccGAACGGTGCCGTGCCGAGCCGTgccgtgccgagccgagccgatccgagccgagccgaacggtgccgagccgagccgagccaagccgaaccgagccgagccgaacggtgccgagccgagccgagccgagccgtgccGAGCCGAACGGTGCCGTGCCGAGCCGAACGGTgccgtgccgagccgagccgaacgGTGCCGTGCCGAGCCGTgccgtgccgagccgagccgatCCGAGCCGTGCCGTGCCGAGCCGTgccgtgccgagccgagccgatCCGAGCCGTGCCGTGCCGAGCCAAGCCGTGCCGTGTTCAGCCCCGTTCctcccgctcccgccgccgccggtgTTCAAAGCGCAATTTGTCTGGGCCGGACCAATCGCCCGCTGGCCTGAGGCGCAGCCAATGGCTGCCGCGGCCGCCGAGGCCCGGCCAATAGGagcgccgcccgccgcccgccggccAATGGGTGAGCGTTATTCTAATGGCCCTCGTCTTTATCAGAGAAATGTTGGCGCTGCCCAAGCTCAAGTTGAGGGTCCGGGCCGGAGGCGCTGCGAGGTCACCGGGCGCTTCCCGGACtgcccgcggccccggcccgcgcCGGGATCCCAGTGCCAGCCCGGCGCCCAGGGGCCAGGGCGGGCTCTGGGGTTCTGTAGCCCCCAGGCCATTGGTAATGGGCCAGCCATCGCACCTCCGGGGTTCCGGGCTCTGAGGGCCGCCTCGGTGCTAGAGCCATGGATGCCAACCTGCCAGGCACCTTTCTGCTGAACGGCTCCTCGCTGGGCCCCTTCCCCGAGGCCAAGGCGCCTGTTTGCCAGTACTCAGTGCAGAGCTCTTTCTACAAGCTGGGACCCCCCGGGCTGGGTgcccagctggctgctggcacCCCCCACGGCATCTCCGACATCCTCGGCCGGCCCGCGGCGACACCGAACAGCAGTCTCCTCCCTGGCTACCCCCACGCGGGCGGATTTAACGGACTGAGCTCCCCGGGCGTCTATTACGGGCCCCAGGTGGGCGCTCTCCCCAAGGCTGGTGGCGAGTACCTGCCGCGGGGCCGGAGCTGCTGGGCGGAGGCGGCCCCGGAGTGGCGGGGCGGCCGGCAGTGCGGCGGCCGTAAGTACGGGGGGCTCGGAGCGGCTGGGTGTGGGTGGCTGGGTGCCGCAGGTGACGAGCACCTTGCGGAGTCCTGAGCCGTCGGCATAAGGGCAAGGGGCAGGCTGTGTCTGCTCCATTGCCCTGCACGAGGCACAGCTGGTCGGCCAGCAGGCTGAGCCAGGACAGTGGGGAAGACCCCAGTGCCAGAGCTGCCGGACCTCAGACTGTCACAGAACTTCTGGCTCaagggcaggggcagctctAATGGCAAATACAGTATTCTTTGCCttcaggcagccacagctggcaAGGACAGGCAGAGCCCTCTGACTCACAAGATCTGCCTGTCTCTCAGACAGCCTCACTGGGGGTCAGTGCCTGGTTTAGTTCATGGCAGAGACAGGCAGGATAGccagccccagagccccaggctggcagcactgccgTCCTGGTGGAGAGTAGTCAGGGGAATTGCAGAGTATGTTGCTGCTGTCCCAGAGGGTAGGTGGGATGGGTGCATCCACTGTCACATGGGAAGCCCCAGGAGGCTGGgtgcagctgctcagagcctgCAGCTCTGGTCCCCTTCACCCCTTTGCAGGTGATGATTTTGGAGCAGATGGGTTAGGCAGTTTGGCCatctgctcctggcacagctgcgAGCCAATGACCAGCTCTGTCTGTCTGCTGTCATGCATCCTGCAAGGTGTGGGGCATGGGGGCACAGAGTTCCCAGCGCTGCATGGCTCTGGGGTCAAGCACTGTTGATAGCGACTCTTACCCTTGCACCACAACCACTTAGCACTGTCCTTGATCAGGAGGTGCCTAGCCCGGCTCTGGCTCTGTGAGACCTGCACAGTGGGAAGCTCAGCCCTCCTGGGATGGGGCTGAATCCCTGAAGCAGGAATACAGCTTTAATTTGGAGGGGAGCAGGTGTGGAGGGACTCTTTGGTCACCGGGGACTGGTGAGTGTGTATAGGGGGAGAGCTGTCCAGTGTTAGCTGCCAAGAGCTCACCcacttctctcttcctctcctgtaGCCCCTGCTCACTTGGCTGACAGCATCCACAAGAAGAAGCACACACGCCCGACCTTCACGGGACACCAGATCTTTGCTCTGGAGAAGACTTTTGAGCAGACCAAGTACCTGGCGGGTCCGGAAAGAGCACGGCTGGCCTATTCTCTTGGCATGACTGAGTCTCAGGTGAAGGTGAGTATTGGTCCCTGTGTGGCACAGGGTGCGCAGCATGTTGGCTGCTAACTGAGCTGGGCCCATGGGGCAACAGGTCTGGTTCCAGAACCGACGGACCAAATGGAGGAAGAAGAGTGCCCTGGAGCCCTCCTCATCCTCGCACCGGGCGGGGGGCTCTGGCGGAGAGCGGGCGGCCTCTGAGACCGAGGATGATGAGTACAACAAGCCCCTGGACCCAGACTCAGATGATGAGAAGATCCggctgctgctgaggaagcACCGTGCGGCCTTCTCGATGCTGGGCTTGGGCACGCACAGTGGCTGAGCACAGCCTGCCCCTCTGGGCCAGGAGATGACTGGCCTAATCACCTGCATCCTGCCAGGGGGTGACTCCCATCACCAGCAGGTGCCTGGCTGTTGGGATGGGGTGGCTGACAGCTGGATGGGGAGCATGgcttgcagggctgggagcagcacacGTGGTAGTGTCAGGTGCAGCCGTGTTATCGGCATTGATGAAATAAAGGTCCCAGTCAAGTCCCGGCACTTGTTTCATGGGCATGTGGTTAAGGGTGGCCTTGTGAGGCTGGGCCAGAGAAGGGGTGGGGTTAGGATGTGCGGGGCAGGGTCTGCATGCCAGGCAGGGGAAGGGTCTATGGTGTGGAGCAGGAAGTTCCCACAAAAGCAGGGGAACCCTGGAGATTTTCCCAGAGTTTTCTCTGATTTGGGCGTGTaccagcagcaagagctgctggtTCAAAAGTCACCCATTGGGGCCTCTTATTGGAAGCTCTTAGCAGCAAATAAATACCATTTATCTTAACAGTGTGAGTGAGAGCCCATTCACCTGTCAGGGCTGCAGGATTGATGTGGCATCAATAGCCCCAGTGTGTTTGCCTGCCAACCTGAGCAGGTCCCCTCTGCTCTTTGCTGCACCCCTGTGCAATGGGGGCTGCACACACAGACGTGTGTGTGCACATGGGTGAGCACACCCCCTGTTCTGGCTCCCCATGGCTCACCAGTGGCATGCCAGTTGTGGGTGCTGCGCAGGGCCAGCTGTCCTTACCTGCTTAGGACGccacaggagctccagctggcacaggcacagtgCTGAAGGCCAGGCAAGCTTGGCAGTTGTTCAGCCAAGAGCCAACTAAGTGCCAGCTAGGTGTGAGCAAACATGAGGGCTGTGTCTTGGAAGGAAATCGATAGCAGATAAGGTGCTGCTGGCCTATCAGGCACTGATTAGCAGCATGGCACAAGCATGGAAGGGGTAGGAATGGGGCTGGTGGAGGGATGCCTTTCCCTGCAATTGCAGGCAGTACCTGCAATGGGCTGGTGGCCGAGTCTACACCTGGGACAGCTGAAGCTCTCAACCACTGGCACCTTTCAGTGGCCCAGAGCACTAGCCTTGTGTGGGGCTGCAGATCATTACTGGACAACCTGCCACGGCCCACACTTGGCTTAAAGCTCTCTCCAGTCTCTCACTGGGCTGTGGGCACTTTGCAAAGAGACCTGACTACTCGATGCCACATTTCCAGAGCTTAGGGGACTACTGTTCCCACATAGGTCCCTTTCCAGCCCCTGTAGTGAGCATGGGGCTTGTAATACTCCCTCCTCAGCCATGCAACCCTTCCACTGCCTCCATGGGACAGATGCTGGGCCAGGACAGAGCTAATGGACCCTTTGCAAGGATGTGGGATGGCAGATCCCATGGGAGCAGGGTGCtcagggctggtggcagggctggaggagacATCACTGTCTGTGGACAGAGCCAgtgctcagcaggagcaggttCCACATGGTGGGAGAAGTGAGGGGCTGTTGGTgggatatttttttaacattttctaaGCTGCCCAGCTTGGCTGACAATTTTTAATGTACTAACTGCCTGGTCCAGTGAGCTGATTAATTGGTGCTGTGGAGATcaatacaaaacagaaaattaaaacaattttaaagtGATTAAGTAGTTTAACACCTGTCTGATGCCACGTCAGGGCTGGGAGACAAATAAAGCAGGTGGCAAAGGGCCTGCTGTAGCCAGGGATAGTGACAAatggctgctgcagcctggctgccccATGCATCCCCACATTGAGACAGGGCCCCAGACAGTGCTGATCCATGCAgggccccggccccgcagccAGGACTGACCCCCACTCCTGCTGATGCTGCCCACTGTAGCTCCCACTTTCCCACTTGCTGATGCATGGAAGTGGTGCCCTGTCAGTGCTGGGGGTCTCAACAGGAGCACAAGCTCtgcccaccctgtgcctggtgccaggcaggctcaggctgtgtgggcagaggcaggagccAGCTGTGCCGGGGGTGTGAGCACAGGCAGGCCAGCCTGGCAGGCAGATGGATAGCAGCTCTGCTTCAATTCTGCATCCCTTTTCTCCCAGACAAACCCTGTCGGATTTTCATAAATCAAAGCGCCACActgtttaataaaaatttattgaCTTACAAGTGATTATTTATCAAAAGGCCATTAATAGCAGCTCCGGGAATGATGTGCTACTGGGTGGTGCGTGGAGACTAATAGCAAATCAATGCCAGCATTCAGGCAGAATGCATATGAGGGCTCCTGGCCCCAGTGGGGTGcatggctgctgcagccagagccagcagccCCTACCCCGTGGGCCGCCCAGTGCTCCCCCCCTGGTTATTTATCGCTTACAAATGAAATGATCGATACTTTTAATCTAGAGCTAAATTTATTAACTTTCTCATCGGAGAGAGACATATTGACTGGGGGCATGGAGTGGGAGAGCCAAGGAAAGATGGATGCGTGCCTCCTAACCTGTCCAGCCAGCTCCTTGCCTGCTGTGGGGTGTCCTGAACGCTGCTGGGGATGGTCCCCAagcacagcagggcagctgCATGTCCCGCAGAGCTGATGAGGGTTCAGCACATCACCATGGCATCAGGGACAGGGGagccagctgcaggcaggagacTTGTGGGCACCTGCAGCTGGGTCCAAGCACCTGAGGACATGGCAAGGGGGTGGGAGAGGCCTGTGGCCTTCAGCAGTGCCTGAAGGAAATGTGTGTGCCAGCCCTAGAGAGGAGAGCTCTGGGGGCACAGCCCCTGATGGTGCAGGAGTGGCTGCTGAACAGGAGAAGTGAAGGAGAGCCTGGAGACCCAGGGATTGGCAGTCAGCGATGTCCATGTCTACTAGttgtgtccccagctgcagctctgcacaggggGAAGGGCCATCCACAGTACCCAGCGAGCATGGCACTGCCTCGGCAGCCCATGGCTCACTGTGGCTCCCTCCAGGGCTTGCCAGACCACAGTACAGTGCAGGGGTCTTCATCCAAATGGCCCCTGAGcttgcagccagagcagcaaaGTTCCatcagggaaataaaaagtgcaggaaaattcagatttaaGGCCACTTACACAGCACAGCTGTCCTCACATGGCATAGCAGATGTCCTCCCCAACAAATACTTGAGGTACAAAGGAGGCATTTAGGTAACTGGCTTCTCCAGAGTGCTAGAAAATGCAAGCAGACttcagcaggcagcagtgaaACAGCTCTTGCTTGTAAGAGCAGAGAACCCAGTGTAAGTGCTCAAGTTTGTAGGCATGTAAGGAAAACGGGAAAGGTCATGGGACAAATGCTCAAATGCAAGTTGTTTTGCTGAGTAATTTACTTGCAGAGCAGAAAGGGGCACCACCTCCAGCACcagatttgttttcttgcaaCAAGTTGATACTATCCGTGTGTGCATGACAAGGTCAAATGCCACTGTTTCCCTCAGGAAACATTTGAAAAGGGATTTGCTGCCCTAGCCATGAAGTCTTGGGCTCTCCTACAAACCCTAGGCTCCCACTATAGCACAGATTCCTCAGGAACCCCACCTGCCACCCCAGTGACACCTGgcaccctgcagccccaggggacaggaggtTTCCAGGGACTATGATCCTTACTgcatcagcagcagcaaagaggCTATGCACTGTAGAAGCAATAGTCTGGGTCAAGCTGACAGGAAGATGGCAAAAGAGAAAGATTTGTTCTGGAAGTGGATCTGGAAATGGCCTGAGGCCACATTCTGCTCCTAAGGGGTTTATGCCTCACACACAAGGGGCACAGGCTCATGAGGATTCCCTTGGTTGTCAAAGCTGGCAGTTTCAGCACAGCTCACCGtcttctgtgctgcttttgtgaCTGACACATATGCACATCACACCTGTCCTTCCCTGGGGCTGGACACACCAGTTGGAAGCACATGACACCATAAGAGTTTCATTTAATACTGCCCCTGCAAGGAGCTTCACTGTAACAGTAACAAGAAGGCATCTTTGCCAAAGCTGCCAAAGGCCTAAAGACTCCAGGCAGCAATAGTGCCTCTGGGAAAAAACAGCCAGAGAATCAAAGAGCGAGTCCTAGCAGCTCTGGAGTAGCCCAAGTCCAAAGATTCAGAGTTGCTCCAGACAAGTCCTGGTTGGTGCTGGAGGCAGGGGGCTTTGGCTTTGGCCAGCCCCAGTTGGTGCTGGAGGCAGCAACTCAGGAGCGGCTCCGGTCTTCATGGCTGCCTACAATCATTTTGCTGTAGAGTTTCTGTTGCTCCTCCTTGAACGCGTCTTTCACCTTCTCCCTTTTCAGTCCTCCGTCCCTGGGGAAAGAGTCATATCAGAGAGGCTGCAGGCAGGCACCATCTTCATCTGGGACTGTTCAGGGCAAGTCAGAATTCCAGAGTGCTGACAGCTGCCCCTCTACCACGTGCTGCAAGGGCACACTGCAGACCACCTGTCCCCAGAGGGCACCACTTTCTTACCTGgttctgccaggagctgccccatGACCCCGCACTGTGCTCAAAATAGCAACTCTGCCAGAAACATGAGCTACTCTAGTACCACTACAGGAGACTGACTGCTCTGAGACCTCAGTGCCTTGGAAAGCAAGTTCCCGAGCTGAACACACCTTGCTGAGTCTAACCCAGGGCATCCCAATGAAACCTACACTCACAGAATGAAGCCCTGATACCCAACATACAGACGAAGCAAAGACTTTGGTTCTTATAGAAGAACATTCCTCCAGAGGCCTGCTATACCCTAAGCAAGAAACAAATGGATCTCTACAGCCCATGAGCAGATGCCAGGACCCAGAAAAAGGAACTCTGTCACCCCGAAGAGAAAAGCCTGCTTGGACTCACCAGAGCAGATCCACAAGGCCCCCCTGCCTGGCAATGGCTGACTTCACTCGATTGGCAAACTGCACTGCATCCTCTTCAGGCTGTGGCAAAATAAGACTGTTCAGCAGGAGCAAAGGGCCAACCAGGAAAGTGATCAGATAGGTGGGGTTCACCTCACCTGCCTGGTCATTGGGGGCAAGTACCAGACACTGCAGACAATGGCCCAGCTGGTCATCATTCTGAGGAGGTAGGTCACCATGCCATACTTGCTGCTGTTCCAAAAAGCGTCTCCAAACTGTGGGTCATACTACAAAGGCAGAAGAGTTCATGGAAGTCAGGCAGTGGCTCCAACTTCCACCCCCAAACTAAGCTACAGGTCAGCTCTCCCAGTGCACTACATGGAGCGACCTCAGCTTTCCTGTGCTCTCAGACCAGACTAGACTGGGCTGCCAAGACAGAGAtacagagggacagacagacttGTGCCCTAAGAACGTTGCCTTGTCATACCTTGATGGCTACAGGGTAAACTGTGGCTCCAATTTCAAAGCTCCCCTTTTTGAACATCATCACAGATGTGTTGTTGATGCATGTTCCTGTAAGAGGCAAGCACAATCTTGACTTTCCTCTGGAAGTCAGTTCAGA contains:
- the NKX6-3 gene encoding homeobox protein Nkx-6.3, with the translated sequence MDANLPGTFLLNGSSLGPFPEAKAPVCQYSVQSSFYKLGPPGLGAQLAAGTPHGISDILGRPAATPNSSLLPGYPHAGGFNGLSSPGVYYGPQVGALPKAGGEYLPRGRSCWAEAAPEWRGGRQCGGPPAHLADSIHKKKHTRPTFTGHQIFALEKTFEQTKYLAGPERARLAYSLGMTESQVKVWFQNRRTKWRKKSALEPSSSSHRAGGSGGERAASETEDDEYNKPLDPDSDDEKIRLLLRKHRAAFSMLGLGTHSG